Proteins from a single region of Parasedimentitalea psychrophila:
- a CDS encoding FAD binding domain-containing protein, with amino-acid sequence MYNFEYEAPSTVADAVAALAVEDAQVLAGGQTLIPTMKQRLAMPSKLVSLGGIVEIQGVEVVDGAVSVGAATSHATVAAEAGAYPALADLASHIGDPAVRNRGTIGGSLANNDPSADYPAAALGSAAVITTNTREIAADDFFQGLFETALNEGEIITGVKFPIPEVAQYQKFVQPASRFALVGVFVAKYANGVRVAVTGASESGVFRWGAAEAALNASFSADALAGLTVDPANMIADLHGSKEYRAHLVAVMTKRAVAAAV; translated from the coding sequence ATGTATAATTTCGAGTATGAGGCGCCTTCGACAGTTGCTGACGCCGTGGCGGCATTGGCGGTGGAGGACGCGCAGGTATTGGCGGGCGGACAGACGCTGATCCCAACGATGAAACAGCGGTTGGCGATGCCATCCAAATTGGTCAGCCTTGGCGGTATTGTCGAGATACAGGGTGTTGAGGTGGTGGATGGGGCTGTTTCGGTTGGGGCAGCAACGAGTCATGCCACAGTTGCTGCAGAGGCCGGGGCCTATCCGGCGCTGGCAGATCTGGCCAGTCATATTGGTGATCCGGCGGTGCGCAACCGGGGCACCATTGGTGGGTCTCTGGCCAATAATGACCCTTCTGCGGATTACCCGGCGGCGGCGCTGGGCTCGGCTGCGGTGATTACCACCAATACCCGTGAGATTGCTGCGGATGATTTCTTTCAGGGGCTGTTTGAGACCGCCCTGAACGAGGGCGAGATCATCACCGGTGTGAAGTTTCCCATTCCCGAAGTGGCGCAGTATCAGAAGTTCGTTCAGCCCGCTTCGCGCTTTGCGCTGGTGGGGGTCTTTGTGGCCAAATACGCCAATGGGGTGCGGGTGGCGGTGACCGGCGCCTCTGAGTCGGGGGTGTTCCGCTGGGGGGCGGCTGAGGCGGCGTTGAACGCTTCGTTCAGTGCAGATGCCCTGGCTGGCTTGACTGTTGATCCGGCAAACATGATCGCAGATCTGCATGGGAGCAAGGAGTACCGGGCCCATCTGGTTGCTGTGATGACCAAGCGGGCGGTGGCGGCGGCAGTCTGA
- the infC gene encoding translation initiation factor IF-3, translating into MHLETHAGRVYVAASKSSNYARTEPIARRPHNAPPQRDTGPRVNEKIRDSEIRLIGADGENAGVVHPAKAMLMAQEAGLDLVEISPNAKPPVCKIMDFGKFKYEQQKRESEARKKQKIIEIKEVKFRPNTDVHDYSVKMRNVYKFLENGDKVKVTLRFRGREMAHQNLGRELLERVAADIKDHGKVENMPKMEGRQMIMLIGPLPR; encoded by the coding sequence TTGCACCTTGAAACACACGCGGGTCGGGTCTACGTTGCAGCCTCAAAATCTAGTAATTACGCAAGGACTGAACCGATAGCCCGCAGACCCCATAATGCGCCGCCGCAACGTGACACCGGCCCGCGCGTCAACGAAAAAATCCGTGATTCCGAAATCCGCCTGATTGGCGCCGATGGCGAGAACGCTGGTGTGGTTCACCCGGCCAAAGCCATGCTTATGGCGCAAGAGGCCGGATTGGATCTGGTTGAAATTTCGCCGAATGCCAAACCGCCCGTGTGTAAGATCATGGATTTTGGCAAGTTCAAATATGAACAGCAAAAGCGGGAAAGCGAAGCGCGTAAAAAGCAAAAGATCATCGAGATCAAAGAGGTCAAATTCCGACCCAACACTGATGTCCATGATTACAGCGTCAAAATGCGCAACGTGTACAAATTCCTCGAAAACGGCGACAAGGTCAAAGTGACCCTGCGGTTCCGTGGCCGCGAAATGGCCCACCAGAACCTGGGCCGTGAGTTGCTGGAACGGGTTGCCGCAGACATCAAAGATCACGGCAAAGTCGAAAACATGCCCAAGATGGAAGGCCGCCAGATGATTATGCTGATCGGCCCTCTGCCCAGATAA
- a CDS encoding ferredoxin--NADP reductase — MNEILKVTDAATNAEPVKAVPTLPDAQTVTAVKHWTDKLFSFRVSRPSTMRFRSGEFVMIGLMGDVNPKTGKQKPLLRAYSIASPSWDDELEFYSIKVQDGPLTSRLQHIQVGDEIILRPKPVGTLVHDALIPGRRIWFFATGTGFAPFASLLRDPQTFEDYDEIIITHTCRTAGELTYGAELIANLKKDEMMIELLGEENLNKIRYYPTTTREESPKMGRITDLMRSGEVFSDLGVEPINPDSDRAMVCGNLAFNLEIKDLLEGYGLEEGANSKPAQYVVEKAFLD, encoded by the coding sequence ATGAACGAGATTCTCAAAGTGACCGATGCCGCCACCAATGCCGAGCCAGTAAAGGCCGTCCCCACCCTTCCCGATGCCCAGACCGTCACCGCGGTCAAGCACTGGACAGACAAGCTGTTTTCCTTCCGCGTCAGCCGCCCCTCGACGATGCGGTTCCGCTCGGGTGAATTTGTGATGATCGGCCTGATGGGCGACGTGAACCCCAAGACCGGCAAGCAAAAACCGCTGCTGCGCGCCTATTCCATCGCCTCTCCCAGCTGGGATGACGAGCTGGAGTTCTATTCGATCAAGGTGCAGGACGGACCGCTGACCTCGCGCCTGCAGCACATCCAGGTCGGCGACGAAATCATCCTGCGCCCCAAACCCGTCGGCACCCTGGTGCATGACGCGCTGATCCCCGGAAGGCGCATCTGGTTCTTTGCCACCGGCACCGGCTTTGCCCCCTTCGCCTCGCTGCTGCGCGACCCGCAGACCTTTGAGGACTACGACGAAATCATCATCACCCATACCTGCCGCACGGCGGGTGAGCTAACCTATGGTGCCGAGCTGATTGCGAACCTCAAAAAAGATGAGATGATGATCGAGCTACTGGGCGAAGAGAATCTCAACAAGATCCGCTATTACCCCACCACCACCCGTGAAGAGAGCCCCAAGATGGGCCGCATCACCGATCTGATGCGCTCGGGTGAGGTATTCAGCGATCTTGGAGTCGAGCCAATCAACCCCGACAGTGACCGTGCAATGGTTTGCGGCAACCTCGCCTTCAATCTCGAAATCAAGGATCTTCTCGAAGGTTACGGCCTGGAAGAAGGCGCAAATTCCAAGCCTGCTCAATACGTTGTGGAAAAAGCATTCCTCGACTAA
- a CDS encoding DUF934 domain-containing protein, with protein sequence MTVIVTDTGFGPDTWTAGYQGDTALDLTSDTDPVQLVDRLAAQVQMIRIDFPSFADGRGFTIARQLRLSGYKGHIRAAGHVIADQYAMARRAGFDDVEISDQLAARQPEEQWLARANWQQNDYQSRMRGGGPAAA encoded by the coding sequence ATGACTGTGATCGTGACCGATACGGGCTTTGGCCCCGACACCTGGACCGCCGGCTACCAAGGCGACACCGCACTCGACCTGACCTCGGATACCGATCCCGTGCAGCTGGTTGATCGGCTGGCCGCCCAGGTGCAGATGATCCGCATCGATTTTCCCAGCTTTGCGGACGGCCGCGGCTTTACCATTGCCCGCCAGTTGCGGCTGTCTGGCTACAAAGGCCACATCCGGGCCGCTGGCCATGTGATCGCCGACCAATATGCCATGGCCCGCCGGGCCGGCTTTGACGACGTTGAAATCAGCGACCAACTGGCGGCGCGTCAGCCCGAAGAGCAATGGCTGGCCCGCGCCAACTGGCAACAAAACGACTATCAATCCCGCATGCGTGGCGGCGGCCCCGCTGCCGCCTAG
- a CDS encoding phosphoadenylyl-sulfate reductase, with product MLHLAENIPGARGPAPGERELTQKVAALNARYRHHSATAVMQGALQEAGHVALVSSFGAESVVLLHMAAVIDPMTPVIFVDTQLLFTETLVYQTEVTERLGLRNLHIIRADDINEKDPHGALRFNSTDACCALRKTAPLQKALSGYDGWITGRKRFQAGSRAAMDFFEIEKTADGATDRITGRIKINPLAHWAPDDVRTYMDENRLPRHPLVAKGYPSIGCAPCTSPVKEGEDPRAGRWRDQTKEECGIHVVDGQFIRTGANT from the coding sequence ATGCTTCATCTGGCTGAAAATATCCCGGGGGCCCGGGGGCCGGCCCCCGGCGAGCGCGAGTTGACACAAAAGGTGGCGGCGCTGAATGCCCGCTACCGGCACCACTCGGCGACCGCAGTGATGCAGGGGGCGCTGCAGGAGGCGGGCCATGTCGCCCTGGTCTCCAGCTTTGGTGCCGAATCCGTGGTGCTGCTGCATATGGCTGCGGTGATCGACCCGATGACTCCGGTTATCTTCGTCGACACCCAACTGTTGTTCACCGAAACCCTGGTCTACCAAACCGAGGTGACTGAGCGGCTCGGCCTGCGCAATCTCCACATCATCCGCGCCGACGACATCAATGAGAAAGACCCCCACGGCGCCCTGCGCTTCAACAGCACCGACGCCTGCTGCGCCCTGCGCAAAACCGCGCCGCTGCAAAAAGCGCTCAGTGGCTACGATGGCTGGATCACCGGCCGCAAACGCTTCCAAGCGGGCAGCCGCGCGGCGATGGACTTCTTTGAAATCGAAAAGACCGCCGACGGCGCCACGGATCGCATCACCGGTCGCATCAAGATCAACCCGCTGGCCCATTGGGCGCCCGACGATGTGCGTACCTACATGGACGAAAACCGCCTGCCGCGCCATCCGCTGGTGGCCAAAGGCTACCCTTCGATCGGCTGTGCCCCCTGCACCTCGCCGGTGAAAGAAGGCGAAGATCCCCGCGCCGGACGCTGGCGTGACCAAACCAAAGAAGAATGCGGCATCCACGTGGTGGATGGGCAATTTATTCGCACAGGAGCAAATACATGA
- a CDS encoding nitrite/sulfite reductase, translated as MYKYNDFDTAFVTERNAQFRAQVARRIDGSLTEDEFKPLRLMNGLYLQLHAYMLRVAVPYGSLNSAQMTQLALLAEKWDKGYGHFTTRQNIQFNWPKLSDVPDMLDALAEVGMHAIQTSGNTIRNVTSDHFAGAAADEIEDPRPVAELIRQWSTDHPEFQFMGRKFKIAVGAAAEDRAVLKAHDLAVRIVQNPAGETGYQILIGGGLGRTPMIGQVINDFLPRADLLPYIESVVSVWNQIGRRDNKYKARIKITVHEHGIDDIRARVKARFALIRPSFTGADQELLSEIKAHFAAPNFRSGSTAAYGAAYNADPVFRAWADTNLAEHRNEAHAIVTISIKKHGATPGDASADQMRAMADLAAEYGYDELRISHQQNVILPHVHKSDLPALHARLKQHDLATANIGLISDIIACPGMDYCALATARAIPVAQQIATRFDALKLEHDIGHLQIKISGCINACGHHHIAHIGILGLDRAGVENYQITLGGDATWTANIGERAGPGFAYDEIVPAVERIVEAYLDLRSNAEETFLETYRRVGLSPFKSALYPEAQKKVA; from the coding sequence ATGTATAAGTACAACGATTTTGACACCGCCTTTGTGACTGAGCGCAACGCCCAGTTCCGCGCCCAGGTCGCGCGCCGCATCGACGGCTCGCTCACCGAGGACGAGTTCAAGCCGCTGCGCCTGATGAACGGGCTCTACCTGCAGCTGCACGCCTACATGCTGCGCGTGGCGGTGCCATACGGCTCGCTGAATTCTGCCCAGATGACCCAATTGGCGCTGCTGGCTGAAAAATGGGACAAGGGCTACGGCCACTTCACCACCCGCCAGAACATCCAGTTCAACTGGCCCAAACTCAGCGACGTGCCGGATATGCTGGACGCCCTGGCCGAGGTCGGCATGCACGCGATCCAGACCTCGGGCAACACCATCCGTAACGTGACCTCGGATCATTTCGCCGGCGCCGCCGCGGATGAGATCGAAGACCCACGTCCAGTGGCCGAACTGATCCGCCAATGGTCCACCGATCACCCTGAATTCCAGTTCATGGGCCGCAAGTTCAAAATCGCCGTTGGCGCCGCCGCCGAGGATCGCGCGGTGCTGAAAGCCCATGATCTGGCGGTGCGCATCGTGCAAAACCCCGCAGGCGAGACCGGCTACCAGATCCTGATCGGCGGCGGCTTGGGCCGCACTCCGATGATCGGCCAGGTGATCAACGATTTCCTGCCCCGCGCCGACCTGCTGCCCTATATCGAATCCGTGGTCTCGGTGTGGAACCAGATTGGCCGCCGCGACAACAAGTATAAGGCCCGCATCAAGATCACCGTGCACGAGCACGGCATCGACGATATCCGCGCCCGCGTCAAAGCCCGCTTTGCGCTGATCCGCCCCAGCTTTACTGGCGCCGACCAGGAACTTCTGTCCGAGATCAAGGCGCATTTCGCCGCCCCGAACTTCCGCTCCGGCTCAACCGCAGCCTACGGCGCCGCCTATAACGCCGATCCGGTGTTCCGCGCCTGGGCCGACACAAACCTGGCCGAGCACCGCAACGAGGCCCACGCCATTGTCACCATCTCGATCAAGAAACACGGCGCCACCCCGGGGGATGCCAGTGCGGATCAAATGCGCGCCATGGCCGACCTGGCCGCCGAATATGGCTATGATGAACTGCGCATCAGCCACCAGCAGAACGTGATCCTGCCGCATGTCCATAAATCAGACCTGCCCGCGCTCCATGCCAGGCTCAAGCAACATGATCTGGCGACCGCCAATATCGGGTTGATCTCGGATATCATCGCCTGCCCCGGCATGGATTACTGCGCCCTGGCCACCGCCCGCGCCATTCCGGTTGCCCAGCAGATCGCCACGCGGTTTGACGCGCTGAAGCTGGAACATGACATCGGTCATTTGCAGATCAAGATCTCGGGCTGCATCAATGCCTGCGGCCACCACCACATTGCCCATATCGGCATTTTGGGACTGGACCGCGCCGGCGTTGAAAACTACCAGATCACCCTGGGCGGCGATGCCACCTGGACCGCCAATATTGGCGAACGCGCCGGCCCGGGCTTTGCCTATGACGAAATCGTGCCTGCGGTTGAGCGCATCGTAGAAGCCTACCTCGATCTGCGCAGCAATGCCGAGGAAACCTTCCTGGAGACCTACCGCCGGGTTGGCCTGTCGCCGTTCAAATCAGCACTTTACCCCGAAGCCCAGAAAAAGGTCGCCTGA
- a CDS encoding DUF2849 domain-containing protein, with protein sequence MARIFTAKVVTANALIEGDVIYLTADDQWSRDLTQGELITDEAHAQLRLLKAQSQVATIVGAYLADVKPGDNGPEPTHFREDFRRTGPSNYAHGKQEAEANV encoded by the coding sequence ATGGCCCGTATCTTTACCGCCAAAGTGGTCACCGCCAACGCCCTGATTGAGGGCGACGTGATCTACCTGACCGCCGATGACCAATGGAGCCGCGATCTGACCCAGGGTGAACTGATCACCGACGAGGCCCACGCCCAGCTCCGCCTGCTCAAGGCCCAATCGCAGGTCGCCACCATCGTTGGCGCCTATCTGGCCGACGTCAAACCGGGCGACAACGGTCCCGAACCCACCCATTTCCGCGAGGACTTCCGCCGCACCGGCCCCTCAAACTATGCCCACGGCAAACAGGAGGCTGAGGCCAATGTATAA
- the cobA gene encoding uroporphyrinogen-III C-methyltransferase — MPQPTAAPTLAGRMCMQSGQVVFAGSGPGDPDLLTLKALAALQQAEVILFDRLVSPEILELAGPQAILENVGKEGFGAQVSQQHICNRLITHAQAGKRVLRLKSGDATLFGRLDEELSACDAAGVRYQIVPGITAASAAVAGIGQSLTQRGRNSSVRYLTGHDTQGFADHDWQALARPGEVAAIYMGKKSARFVQGRLLMHGANPATAVTVVENASRTNQRVLETTLGQLPADLAEARFDGPALTFLGLAPRASLTALPDLPVQTDLKMELA; from the coding sequence ATGCCCCAGCCCACCGCCGCGCCGACCCTCGCGGGACGGATGTGCATGCAGTCCGGTCAGGTGGTCTTTGCCGGATCAGGCCCCGGCGACCCCGATCTGCTCACCCTGAAAGCCCTGGCAGCCCTGCAACAAGCAGAGGTTATTCTGTTCGATCGCCTGGTCAGCCCCGAGATTCTGGAGCTGGCCGGCCCGCAGGCCATTCTGGAGAATGTCGGCAAAGAAGGCTTTGGCGCTCAGGTCAGCCAGCAACACATCTGCAACCGGCTGATCACCCATGCTCAGGCCGGCAAACGGGTGCTGCGCCTGAAATCCGGTGATGCCACCCTGTTTGGTCGCCTCGACGAAGAGCTTTCGGCCTGTGATGCAGCTGGCGTCCGCTACCAGATTGTCCCCGGCATCACCGCCGCCTCGGCAGCGGTGGCCGGTATCGGTCAGAGCCTGACCCAGCGCGGCCGCAATTCTTCGGTTCGCTATCTGACCGGCCATGACACCCAGGGTTTTGCCGACCACGACTGGCAGGCGCTGGCCCGCCCCGGCGAGGTCGCCGCCATTTACATGGGCAAGAAATCCGCACGCTTTGTGCAGGGGCGGCTGCTGATGCACGGCGCCAACCCGGCAACCGCCGTCACCGTGGTCGAGAACGCCTCCCGTACCAATCAACGTGTTCTGGAAACCACTCTGGGCCAATTGCCCGCCGATTTGGCCGAGGCCCGCTTTGACGGCCCGGCCCTGACCTTCCTGGGACTGGCCCCACGCGCCAGCCTCACCGCCCTGCCCGACCTACCGGTGCAAACAGACCTGAAAATGGAGCTCGCATAA
- a CDS encoding Lrp/AsnC family transcriptional regulator, which translates to MTIRIDATDRKILAELQRDASQSLDEIARNVGSSKTPVWNRIRKLRESGVIGQQTVVLDAEALGFEACFFVLIRTSEHEADWQAKFLQALRDRPEVQEAHRLAGDIDYILKVRVKNARAYDTFYQALISEVRVHNVTALLSMEEIKSTTMLPLDE; encoded by the coding sequence ATGACGATACGGATCGACGCGACTGATCGGAAAATTCTGGCAGAGCTGCAGCGCGATGCCAGTCAATCACTGGATGAAATTGCCCGAAATGTGGGCAGTTCCAAGACGCCGGTGTGGAATCGCATCCGCAAATTGCGCGAATCCGGGGTGATTGGTCAGCAGACCGTGGTACTGGACGCCGAGGCGCTGGGGTTCGAGGCTTGTTTCTTTGTCTTGATCCGCACCTCGGAGCATGAGGCGGACTGGCAGGCAAAATTCTTGCAGGCGCTGCGGGACCGCCCCGAAGTGCAGGAGGCGCATCGTTTGGCGGGGGATATCGACTATATCCTGAAGGTGCGGGTTAAAAACGCGCGGGCCTATGACACGTTTTATCAGGCGCTGATATCCGAGGTGCGGGTGCACAACGTGACGGCGCTGCTGTCGATGGAGGAGATCAAATCGACGACGATGTTGCCATTGGACGAGTGA
- a CDS encoding cytochrome P450 gives MIPIIQSPTDPNFVQNPYPFYAENRAKAPLQVWSDYNMPAAFSHAAVAALLRDRRFGREIPAELATPGPAHLAPFLLTEAHSLLDAEPPRHTRLRKLILRAFTSRAINALSDDMETLCHQLIDDFPDAPFDLLEAYCTQVPLITICRLLGVPVDMAPKLLRWSHDIVAMYQASRTTDTEHRAAASAAEFTSFLHSYIDQRRSDPRDDLITRLITAEEDGESLSTDELIGTCILLLNAGHEATVHSLGNGLKTMLQQGWDASCLAPNGIDRLVEEMLRYDPPLHMFTRYAYETVELFGHTFQRGDQVALLLGAANRDPEAFADPDRFDPTREIKTNTAFGGGLHFCVGAPLARLEMKIALPILFDRCPNLKLAAEPDYSNSYHFHGLTRLMVTT, from the coding sequence ATGATACCAATTATCCAATCCCCCACCGACCCGAATTTTGTGCAAAACCCCTATCCGTTTTACGCAGAAAACCGCGCCAAGGCCCCGCTGCAGGTCTGGAGCGATTACAACATGCCCGCCGCCTTTAGCCACGCCGCAGTTGCGGCCCTGCTGCGCGACCGCCGCTTTGGCCGCGAGATCCCGGCGGAACTGGCCACCCCGGGCCCGGCCCATCTGGCGCCGTTCCTGCTGACCGAGGCACATTCGCTGCTCGACGCCGAGCCGCCACGCCACACCCGGCTGCGCAAACTGATTCTGCGGGCCTTTACCTCACGGGCGATAAATGCGCTCAGCGATGACATGGAAACTCTGTGTCACCAGCTTATCGACGATTTTCCCGACGCGCCGTTTGACCTGCTAGAGGCCTATTGCACTCAGGTGCCGCTGATCACCATCTGCCGCCTTCTGGGGGTCCCGGTGGATATGGCCCCCAAGCTGTTACGCTGGTCGCATGACATTGTTGCGATGTATCAGGCCAGCCGCACAACGGACACAGAACACCGCGCCGCCGCCTCTGCAGCCGAGTTCACCAGCTTTCTGCACAGCTATATTGATCAACGCCGCTCGGACCCGCGCGATGATCTGATCACCCGGCTGATCACCGCAGAAGAGGACGGCGAGAGCCTCAGCACCGATGAGCTGATCGGCACCTGCATCCTGCTGCTCAATGCCGGCCACGAAGCCACCGTGCACAGTCTGGGCAATGGGTTGAAAACGATGCTGCAACAGGGCTGGGATGCCAGCTGTCTGGCCCCCAATGGCATCGACCGGCTAGTCGAAGAGATGCTGCGCTATGACCCGCCGCTGCATATGTTTACCCGCTATGCCTATGAAACGGTCGAGCTGTTCGGCCACACCTTCCAACGCGGTGACCAGGTGGCGCTGCTGCTTGGTGCGGCCAACCGCGACCCCGAGGCCTTTGCCGATCCGGACCGGTTTGACCCAACCCGCGAGATCAAAACCAACACCGCCTTTGGCGGCGGCCTGCATTTTTGCGTTGGCGCACCGCTGGCCCGACTGGAAATGAAGATCGCCCTGCCAATCCTGTTTGATCGTTGCCCCAATCTGAAACTGGCGGCGGAACCGGACTACAGCAACAGCTACCATTTCCACGGGCTGACCCGCCTGATGGTCACCACTTAA
- a CDS encoding sensor histidine kinase — protein MRNLEGHRGWIVLGFALALAALTGAVWSYGYRQALDVLARQGEADLELASDRVSTQLQVYQELAVLMARHPALEQLSGEESRRAAVRLLRDVADSTAALDVFYADASGRVLVAAQGITGPDVSGTDYFSRAMHGALGTGHGVLQPLNRRAFFYAAPDFGADGTVRGALVTVADVVDVEQTWRGSLPAVFFTDRNGEVFISNRSELLLWQRQPGETGLQPQDGRQVVFSAHRVSGHEIWQLGWGPYLPQRALHRAVDLPVIGMIGEILLDTAPARRIATLQAAALAGICLAFGALLFLATERRRTLALANVVLESRVTKRTRALSASNMQLRREVKERQGAEAALTLAQQELVQAGKLSALGQMSAGISHELNQPLMAIQQYADNGSAFLQQGKADRAGENLGRISDMATRMARIIKNLRAFARNESEPVSRVDLVKVITAAVELTQARLQADQVSVDWNADQYDAPVYAWGGEVRLAQVFVNLINNAADAMLDQDDRQVHISINTGDRLAVTVSDVGPGIKEPEKVFEPFYSTKTVGSSDGMGLGLSISYGLVQSFGGNIRGVNVERGAMFTVELDYWTEEDVV, from the coding sequence ATGAGAAATCTTGAAGGACATCGGGGGTGGATCGTGCTGGGCTTTGCTCTGGCGCTGGCGGCACTGACGGGTGCTGTGTGGTCCTATGGCTATCGTCAGGCGCTGGACGTTTTGGCGCGACAGGGCGAGGCGGATCTGGAGCTGGCCTCGGACCGGGTCAGCACCCAGTTGCAGGTCTATCAGGAGCTGGCTGTGCTGATGGCGCGACATCCTGCACTTGAGCAGTTGAGTGGCGAAGAGAGTCGCCGCGCCGCTGTCCGCCTGTTGCGCGACGTGGCCGATAGCACCGCGGCGCTGGATGTATTTTATGCCGATGCGTCGGGGCGGGTGCTGGTGGCGGCGCAGGGAATTACCGGGCCTGATGTCTCGGGAACCGATTATTTCAGCCGCGCCATGCATGGCGCCCTTGGCACCGGTCATGGCGTGTTGCAGCCACTGAACCGCCGGGCGTTTTTCTATGCGGCGCCGGATTTTGGCGCGGACGGCACCGTGCGCGGGGCATTGGTGACGGTTGCGGATGTGGTGGATGTCGAACAGACATGGCGGGGCTCGCTGCCGGCTGTGTTTTTTACCGACCGCAATGGCGAGGTGTTCATTTCCAACCGATCGGAACTGCTGCTGTGGCAGCGCCAGCCGGGTGAGACAGGGTTGCAGCCACAGGATGGGCGGCAGGTTGTCTTTTCCGCGCATAGGGTGAGTGGTCATGAGATTTGGCAGCTGGGCTGGGGGCCGTATTTGCCGCAGCGGGCCCTGCACCGCGCGGTGGACCTGCCGGTGATTGGCATGATCGGGGAAATTCTGCTTGATACCGCTCCGGCCCGGCGCATTGCGACCCTGCAGGCGGCGGCCCTGGCTGGGATTTGCCTGGCCTTTGGCGCGCTTTTGTTTCTGGCGACCGAACGACGGCGCACTCTGGCGCTGGCCAATGTGGTGCTGGAAAGCCGGGTCACCAAGCGCACGCGGGCGCTGTCGGCGTCCAACATGCAGTTGCGGCGCGAGGTCAAGGAACGACAGGGGGCAGAGGCGGCGTTGACATTGGCGCAGCAGGAACTGGTGCAGGCGGGTAAGTTGTCGGCGCTGGGGCAGATGTCGGCGGGGATTAGTCATGAGCTGAATCAGCCGCTGATGGCAATCCAGCAATATGCGGACAACGGCAGTGCCTTTCTACAGCAGGGCAAGGCGGACCGGGCCGGAGAAAACCTGGGACGGATTTCCGATATGGCCACCCGGATGGCCCGGATCATCAAGAACCTGCGCGCCTTTGCCCGCAATGAAAGCGAGCCCGTCAGCCGGGTGGATCTGGTGAAAGTGATCACTGCGGCGGTGGAGCTGACCCAGGCCCGGTTGCAGGCGGATCAGGTGAGTGTGGACTGGAACGCGGATCAATATGATGCGCCGGTCTATGCTTGGGGCGGTGAGGTTCGGCTGGCGCAGGTCTTTGTCAATCTGATCAACAACGCAGCGGATGCAATGCTGGATCAGGACGATCGTCAGGTGCATATTTCGATCAACACCGGCGACCGCCTGGCCGTCACGGTGAGTGATGTGGGGCCGGGGATCAAGGAGCCCGAAAAGGTGTTTGAACCGTTTTACTCCACCAAGACTGTTGGCAGCTCTGACGGAATGGGGCTGGGCCTGTCTATCTCTTATGGATTGGTGCAAAGCTTTGGCGGCAACATTCGCGGTGTCAACGTCGAGCGCGGCGCCATGTTCACGGTGGAACTGGACTATTGGACAGAGGAAGACGTCGTATGA